The proteins below are encoded in one region of Purpureocillium takamizusanense chromosome 11, complete sequence:
- the SMC1 gene encoding Structural maintenance of chromosomes protein 1 (EggNog:ENOG503NXCA~BUSCO:EOG092606CY~COG:D), producing MGKLIRLELFNFKSYKGHHTLLFGDSYFTSIIGPNGSGKSNSMDAISFVLGIKSSHLRSAHLKDLVYRGRVLKTSKINDDGSAEANGDANGLPDTDDKASRGDPKTAWVMAVYEDDAGEEQKWKRAITNQGASEYRINDRVVTAQQYNEALETENILIKARNFLVFQGDVEAIASQSPQDLTRLIEQISGSLEYKTEYEKLQIEAEQAADNQNFQLHRRRGINSEIKQYREQKKEADSFQRKTDEKDAAIITQCLWKLYHFQRAMDESSAAIQDHQEDLKELRRNIESYELRLDAARKEQNAAGRVVARTEKEIKLKERNIEDRENALVPFDEKVHESSQHVDRLQSQSQKVSKELDDQANIVQKVQKDIESVGKAQEVFEKDIKEQMKKQGRDISDADRREYNLLRAQVMSRAGANQAKLENLERQRKADEVTVNNLKGKVDSISAAIEKCEAELASTGERRSAADAAAKDIASEIAGKKKEFNQLQSERVRTNQKRTELEEKLEDVARKLREADDGRRQNDRETRMKEMVTSLKRIFPGVRGRIGDLCTPKQKKYDEAVIVALGRDFDSVVVDTEKAAVDCVQYLKEQRFAPMTFIPLDNIKVNAVNSAVKGISGARLTIDTVNFEPSVERAVSYACGSSVVCDTLDIAKHICYERKIHVKAVTLEGYVIHKAGLMTGGRGPEPKGGKRRFEEADVQNLQRMAAKLRDEIDRLPKADRRGTVEESLQIELAGLERRLAATKEEAAVFNQNWTSKKRELDSHKRQLRELQPKYKEHMLQLDSTRETVQEFKDAIARVEDQVFVEFCRRLGYSDIRAYEASQGKFEQEVSERRSQFEVQKQRLESRLKWEVTRHSDTEARIRRMQEQIRRLKQDIKSYVKEKSNIEAAMRQEQDELEALRETLEEHKADLVEKNQAVSEARAELQRRSKDIEARQRDINALETTVQKNSASKSGLLRRCRLEQIQIPLVEGTLDNLPNEDDLLRQDPDAMDVDGEDEEMMDIALDDHGIEIDFDGLSSDLKEVSIAGRDLGGPAGLVVTNMEQSDDASVEDTLMEKIAALTTELEKLNPNMRAMERLESVETRLKQTDQEYEDSKTAAHAAKEAFNNIKQRRYDLFNKAFTHIQDQISHVYKDLTRSEAYPLGGQAYLDIEEDTDMPYLSGIKYHAMPPLKRFRDMEHLSGGEKTMAALALLFAIHSYQPSPFFVLDEVDAALDNANVDKIKKYIREHAGPGMQFIVISLKTGLFQDSESLVGVYRDQEVNSSRTLTLDLRKYA from the exons ATGGGCAAGCTCATCCGCCTCGAGCTCTTCA ACTTCAAGTCGTACAAGGGCCACCATACCCTCCTCTTCGGCGACTCGTACTTCACCTCCATTATTGGCCCAAATGGATCCGGCAAGTCCAACTC CATGGATGCTATTTCCTTTGTCTTGGGCATCAAGTCATCTCATCTACGCTCTGCTCATCTTAAAGACCTCGTATATCGTGGGCGGGTCCTGAAGACTTCCAAGATCAATGACGACGGGTCCGCCGAGGCGAACGGAGATGCCAACGGGCTGCCGGacaccgacgacaaggcctcCAGAGGTGATCCAAAGACGGCTTGGGTAATGGCTGTATACGAAGATGACGCTGGCGAAGAGCAGAAGTGGAAGCGCGCAATCACCAACCAAGGCGCCAGCGAATATCGCATCAACGACCGCGTCGTCACCGCGCAGCAATACAACGAGGCCTTGGAAACGGAGAATATCTTGATCAAGGCCCGCAACTTCCTGGTCTTCCAAGGCGATGTGGAAGCGATTGCTTCACAGTCTCCCCAGGACCTAACACGCCTCATTGAACAAATCTCTGGCAGCCTGGAGTACAAGACTGAGTACGAGAAATTACAAATAGAGGCTGAGCAGGCTGCCGATAATCAAAATTTCCAGCTGCAcaggcgccgcggcatcAACTCCGAGATCAAGCAATATCGCGAAcagaagaaggaggccgaCAGTTTCCAAAGGAAGACGGACGAAAAGGAtgcggccatcatcacgcAGTGCCTCTGGAAGCTTTATCATTTTCAGAGAGCCATGGATGAATCCAGTGCTGCCATTCAAGACCATCAAGAGGACCTCAAAGAACTTCGACGAAATATTGAATCTTATGAGCTTCGCCTCGACGCGGCTCGGAAAGAGCAGAATGCGGCCGGACGCGTCGTGGCCCGAACCGAAAAGGAAATCAAGCTTAAAGAGAGGAATATTGAAGACAGAGAAAATGCACTCGTTCCTTTCGACGAAAAAGTTCACGAATCGTCGCAGCATGTCGACCGGCTCCAGTCTCAGAGCCAGAAGGTGTCCAAGGAACTCGACGATCAAGCCAATATCGTGCAGAAAGTCCAGAAAGACATAGAAAGCGTTGGCAAAGCTCAAGAGGTCTTTGAGAAGGACATCAAGGAGCAGATGAAGAAGCAAGGCAGAGACATCAGCGACGCGGATCGGAGAGAATATAATTTGCTACGAGCTCAAGTGATGTCTCGGGCCGGTGCCAACCAAGCGAAACTTGAGAACCTCGAACGACAGCGCAAGGCAGACGAGGTTACAGTGAACAATctcaagggcaaggtggACAGCATATCGGCCGCTATCGAGAAGTGCGAAGCCGAACTGGCTAGCACCGGCGAGAGACGGAGCGCTGCAGACGCAGCAGCCAAGGACATCGCAAGTGAGATTgccggcaagaagaaggagttCAACCAGCTTCAATCAGAGCGAGTGCGGACCAATCAAAAGCGAACCGAACTCGAGGAGAAGCTTGAGGATGTCGCCCGGAAGCTTCGagaggccgacgatggtAGACGACAAAACGACCGCGAGACCCGCATGAAAGAGATGGTCACGTCGCTGAAACGCATCTTCCCCGGTGTCCGTGGCCGCATCGGCGATTTGTGTACGCCGAAACAGAAAAAGTACGATGAAGCTGTCATCGTTGCCCTGGGGAGGGACTTCGACTCGGTTGTTGTGGATACGGAGAAGGCTGCGGTTGACTGCGTCCAGTACCTGAAGGAGCAGCGCTTCGCACCCATGACCTTCATTCCACTTGACAACATCAAGGTCAACGCTGTCAATTCCGCTGTCAAGGGCATCTCCGGTGCCAGGCTGACTATTGATACGGTCAACTTTGAACCCTCTGTGGAGCGAGCTGTCTCGTATGCGTGTGGCAGCTCCGTCGTATGCGACACGCTGGACATTGCAAAGCACATCTGTTACGAGAGAAAAATCCACGTCAAGGCCGTGACCCTCGAGGGATATGTTATCCACAAAGCCGGCCTGATGACTGGTGGTCGCGGCCCAGAACCCAAGGGGGGCAAGAGGCGGTTCGAGGAGGCTGATGTGCAGAACCTGCAGCGCATGGCCGCGAAATTGAGAGACGAAATAGATCGGCTGCCGAAAGCCGATAGACGTGGCACGGTGGAAGAGTCTCTACAGATCGAGCTGGCAGGCTTGGagcgccgcctggccgcgACAAAGGAGGAGGCAGCCGTGTTCAACCAAAACTGGACGAGCAAGAAGCGCGAACTGGACAGTCACAAAAGGCAGCTTCGGGAACTCCAACCGAAGTACAAGGAGCACATGTTGCAGCTCGACAGCACGCGGGAGACGGTACAAGAGTTCAAGGATGCCATTGCGCGTGTGGAGGACCAAGTATTCGTCGAATTCTGCAGGCGGCTGGGGTACAGCGACATCCGTGCGTACGAAGCATCTCAGGGCAAATTCGAGCAAGAGGTGTCGGAGAGGCGAAGCCAGTTCGAGGTTCAGAAGCAGCGGCTGGAGAGCCGTCTCAAATGGGAGGTTACGCGCCACAGCGACACGGAGGCACGAATCCGACGGATGCAAGAGCAAATTCGCCGACTCAAGCAGGACATCAAGTCCTATGTCAAGGAGAAGTCAAATAtcgaggcggcgatgcgTCAAGAGCAAGACGAACTAGAGGCGCTCCGCGAGACGCTGGAGGAGCACAAAGCGGACTTGGTAGAGAAAAACCAGGCCGTCAGTGAGGCGCGAGCCGAACTCCAGAGGCGCAGTAAGGACATCGAAGCGCGCCAACGGGATATCAATGCCCTGGAGACTACGGTCCAAAAGAACAGCGCCAGCAAGTCAGGATTGCTGCGGAGATGTCGGTTGGAGCAGATCCAGATCCCCCTTGTTGAGGGCACGCTTGATAACCTGCCCAACGAGGATGACTTGCTTAGGCAAGACCCtgacgccatggacgtggatggtgaagacgaggagatgATGGACATTGCTCTCGATGACCACGGCATTGAGATCGATTTTGACGGGCTGAGCAGCGACTTGAAAGAGGTTAGTATAGCAGGACGGGATCTAGGCGGCCCTGCTGGACTGGTGGTTACTAACATGGAACAGTCCGATGATGCGAGCGTCGAGGACACCTTGATGGAAAAAATTGCGGCCCTGACGACGGAATTGGAGAAGCTCAACCCCAATATGCGAGCAATGGAGCGGTTGGAGAGCGTCGAAACGCGGCTCAAGCAAACTGACCAGGAATACGAGGACTCCAAGACAGCAGCGCACGCTGCCAAGGAGgcctttaataatattaaacAGAGGAGGTACGACCTATTCAACAAAGCATTCACCCACATCCAAGACCAGATATCGCACGTCTACAAGGATCTTACCCGCTCCGAAGCATACCCCTTGGGCGGACAGGCTTACCTAGATATCGAGGAGGACACGGACATGCCGTACCTGTCGGGTATTAAATACCACGCCATGCCTCCGCTGAAGCGTTTCCGGGACATGGAGCACCTTTCCGGAGGAGAGAAGACGATGGCCGCGCTGGCACTCCTGTTCGCCATTCACAGCTACCAGCCTAGCCCGTTTTTCGTGCTGGACGAGGTTGATGCTGCTCTCGACAACGCCAACGTGGACAAGATCAAAAAATACATACGCGAGCATGCAGGGCCTGGGATGCAGTTCATTGTCATCAGTCTCAAGACAGGCCTCTTTCAAGACTCGGAAAGCTTAGTCGGAGTCTACCGGGATCAAGAAGTGAACAGCTCGAGAACGCTGACGCTTGAT CTACGCAAATACGCTTGA
- a CDS encoding uncharacterized protein (COG:K~EggNog:ENOG503P2RR) translates to MDLAVTLIKSVMRAFYQTRDILVVDALILHEALRDDDLAYLMAINTKDLHKICGKLREDRFLSVHTRQELREGNPRPSNRTWYYINYRHTIDAIKWRVYNIDKEVQGSTMPANEKKEYFCTFCKAEWTAMEVLDNVGPEGFQCHRCGHILTFEADRNSGGHEQSTRLNDQFKFISELLPKIDAVHIPVCDFDRALTKARPVIRDATHQRAATIPVDAGANRPMAVKGLTNTGPQSIAVNISTSAGPSEVEKEVERLRKEKIAQQNALPSWMSNSTVTGESFSGNVATDASAIKKEVAQDAAPGLQPEDGNTSAHIDDIFAKLKAEQEAEMARVVDDGDDDEFGSEEDGEDEFEDVPPTGNNSSLGTPGLAGLKRDASDGASSEQDSAEERMSKRVKVETQAEADQGGAGGANAAAGDGKAGDDDDDDDIVEDDEELEFEDV, encoded by the exons ATGGATCTCGCCGTAACGTTGATAAAGTCGGTCATGCGGGCCTTCTATCAGACGCGTGACATTCTTGTAGTGGACGCTCTGATTCTTCATGAGGC CCTTCGCGATGACGACCTGGCCTACCTTATGGCCATCAATACCAAGGATCTTCATAAGATCTGTGGCAAGCTACGGGAGGACCGTTTCCTTTCAGT GCATACGAGGCAAGAACTGCGCGAAGGCAATCCGCGGCCGAGCAACCGAACATGGTACTACATCAACTACCGACACACCATCGACGCCATAAAATGGCGGGTATACAACATCGACAAGGAAGTCCAAGGGAGCACTATGCCGGCCAACGAGAAAAAGGAGTACTTTTGCACTTTTTGCAAAGCCGAGTGGACAGCCATGGAGGTGCTCGACAATGTTGGCCCCGAGGGTTTCCAGTGTCATCGCTGCGGCCACATCCTAACGTTCGAAGCGGACCGAAACTCGGGAGGCCATGAGCAGTCGACCCGGCTCAATGACCAATTTAAATTCATCAGCGAGCTACTACCCAAGATTGACGCGGTGCACATTCCTGTCTGCGACTTTGACCGAGCGTTGACCAAGGCGCGCCCGGTGATTCGGGATGCAACACACCAACGCGCGGCGACGATACCCGTCGATGCCGGTGCGAATAGACCCATGGCTGTCAAGGGCCTCACAAACACGGGTCCGCAGTCTATTGCCGTCAACATCTCAACGTCAGCCGGCCCGTCGGAGGTAGAGAAAGAGGTGGAGCGACTACGCAAGGAGAAGATTGCGCAGCAGAACGCGCTCCCATCGTGGATGTCTAACAGCACCGTCACGGGCGAGTCCTTTTCGGGCAATGTGGCGACGGACGCATCGGCCATCAAGAAGGAGGTGGCCCAGGATGCGGCTCCGGGCTTGCAGCCGGAGGATGGCAACACAAGCGCTcacatcgacgacatcttTGCGAAACTTAAGGCAGAGCAAGAAGCCGAGATGGCAAGAGTGGtggatgacggcgacgatgacgaatTTGGCTCGGAAGAGGATGGCGAAGATGAGTTTGAGGATGTGCCGCCCACGGGCAATAACTCAAGCCTAGGCACAccggggctggctggtctcAAGCGTGACGCGTCGGACGGCGCCTCGAGTGAACAGGATAGCGCCGAAGAGAGGATGTCCAAGAGGGTCAAAGTTGAAACACAGGCGGAGGCTGATCAGGGCGGGGCGGGAGGTGCCAACGCGGCAGCTGGTGATGGCAAGgctggtgacgacgatgacgatgacgatattgtcgaggatgacgaggagcttGAGTTTGAGGATGTCTAA
- a CDS encoding uncharacterized protein (COG:K~EggNog:ENOG503P2RR), whose translation MAINTKDLHKICGKLREDRFLSVHTRQELREGNPRPSNRTWYYINYRHTIDAIKWRVYNIDKEVQGSTMPANEKKEYFCTFCKAEWTAMEVLDNVGPEGFQCHRCGHILTFEADRNSGGHEQSTRLNDQFKFISELLPKIDAVHIPVCDFDRALTKARPVIRDATHQRAATIPVDAGANRPMAVKGLTNTGPQSIAVNISTSAGPSEVEKEVERLRKEKIAQQNALPSWMSNSTVTGESFSGNVATDASAIKKEVAQDAAPGLQPEDGNTSAHIDDIFAKLKAEQEAEMARVVDDGDDDEFGSEEDGEDEFEDVPPTGNNSSLGTPGLAGLKRDASDGASSEQDSAEERMSKRVKVETQAEADQGGAGGANAAAGDGKAGDDDDDDDIVEDDEELEFEDV comes from the exons ATGGCCATCAATACCAAGGATCTTCATAAGATCTGTGGCAAGCTACGGGAGGACCGTTTCCTTTCAGT GCATACGAGGCAAGAACTGCGCGAAGGCAATCCGCGGCCGAGCAACCGAACATGGTACTACATCAACTACCGACACACCATCGACGCCATAAAATGGCGGGTATACAACATCGACAAGGAAGTCCAAGGGAGCACTATGCCGGCCAACGAGAAAAAGGAGTACTTTTGCACTTTTTGCAAAGCCGAGTGGACAGCCATGGAGGTGCTCGACAATGTTGGCCCCGAGGGTTTCCAGTGTCATCGCTGCGGCCACATCCTAACGTTCGAAGCGGACCGAAACTCGGGAGGCCATGAGCAGTCGACCCGGCTCAATGACCAATTTAAATTCATCAGCGAGCTACTACCCAAGATTGACGCGGTGCACATTCCTGTCTGCGACTTTGACCGAGCGTTGACCAAGGCGCGCCCGGTGATTCGGGATGCAACACACCAACGCGCGGCGACGATACCCGTCGATGCCGGTGCGAATAGACCCATGGCTGTCAAGGGCCTCACAAACACGGGTCCGCAGTCTATTGCCGTCAACATCTCAACGTCAGCCGGCCCGTCGGAGGTAGAGAAAGAGGTGGAGCGACTACGCAAGGAGAAGATTGCGCAGCAGAACGCGCTCCCATCGTGGATGTCTAACAGCACCGTCACGGGCGAGTCCTTTTCGGGCAATGTGGCGACGGACGCATCGGCCATCAAGAAGGAGGTGGCCCAGGATGCGGCTCCGGGCTTGCAGCCGGAGGATGGCAACACAAGCGCTcacatcgacgacatcttTGCGAAACTTAAGGCAGAGCAAGAAGCCGAGATGGCAAGAGTGGtggatgacggcgacgatgacgaatTTGGCTCGGAAGAGGATGGCGAAGATGAGTTTGAGGATGTGCCGCCCACGGGCAATAACTCAAGCCTAGGCACAccggggctggctggtctcAAGCGTGACGCGTCGGACGGCGCCTCGAGTGAACAGGATAGCGCCGAAGAGAGGATGTCCAAGAGGGTCAAAGTTGAAACACAGGCGGAGGCTGATCAGGGCGGGGCGGGAGGTGCCAACGCGGCAGCTGGTGATGGCAAGgctggtgacgacgatgacgatgacgatattgtcgaggatgacgaggagcttGAGTTTGAGGATGTCTAA
- a CDS encoding uncharacterized protein (COG:K~EggNog:ENOG503P2RR), with protein sequence MPANEKKEYFCTFCKAEWTAMEVLDNVGPEGFQCHRCGHILTFEADRNSGGHEQSTRLNDQFKFISELLPKIDAVHIPVCDFDRALTKARPVIRDATHQRAATIPVDAGANRPMAVKGLTNTGPQSIAVNISTSAGPSEVEKEVERLRKEKIAQQNALPSWMSNSTVTGESFSGNVATDASAIKKEVAQDAAPGLQPEDGNTSAHIDDIFAKLKAEQEAEMARVVDDGDDDEFGSEEDGEDEFEDVPPTGNNSSLGTPGLAGLKRDASDGASSEQDSAEERMSKRVKVETQAEADQGGAGGANAAAGDGKAGDDDDDDDIVEDDEELEFEDV encoded by the coding sequence ATGCCGGCCAACGAGAAAAAGGAGTACTTTTGCACTTTTTGCAAAGCCGAGTGGACAGCCATGGAGGTGCTCGACAATGTTGGCCCCGAGGGTTTCCAGTGTCATCGCTGCGGCCACATCCTAACGTTCGAAGCGGACCGAAACTCGGGAGGCCATGAGCAGTCGACCCGGCTCAATGACCAATTTAAATTCATCAGCGAGCTACTACCCAAGATTGACGCGGTGCACATTCCTGTCTGCGACTTTGACCGAGCGTTGACCAAGGCGCGCCCGGTGATTCGGGATGCAACACACCAACGCGCGGCGACGATACCCGTCGATGCCGGTGCGAATAGACCCATGGCTGTCAAGGGCCTCACAAACACGGGTCCGCAGTCTATTGCCGTCAACATCTCAACGTCAGCCGGCCCGTCGGAGGTAGAGAAAGAGGTGGAGCGACTACGCAAGGAGAAGATTGCGCAGCAGAACGCGCTCCCATCGTGGATGTCTAACAGCACCGTCACGGGCGAGTCCTTTTCGGGCAATGTGGCGACGGACGCATCGGCCATCAAGAAGGAGGTGGCCCAGGATGCGGCTCCGGGCTTGCAGCCGGAGGATGGCAACACAAGCGCTcacatcgacgacatcttTGCGAAACTTAAGGCAGAGCAAGAAGCCGAGATGGCAAGAGTGGtggatgacggcgacgatgacgaatTTGGCTCGGAAGAGGATGGCGAAGATGAGTTTGAGGATGTGCCGCCCACGGGCAATAACTCAAGCCTAGGCACAccggggctggctggtctcAAGCGTGACGCGTCGGACGGCGCCTCGAGTGAACAGGATAGCGCCGAAGAGAGGATGTCCAAGAGGGTCAAAGTTGAAACACAGGCGGAGGCTGATCAGGGCGGGGCGGGAGGTGCCAACGCGGCAGCTGGTGATGGCAAGgctggtgacgacgatgacgatgacgatattgtcgaggatgacgaggagcttGAGTTTGAGGATGTCTAA